The proteins below are encoded in one region of Engraulis encrasicolus isolate BLACKSEA-1 chromosome 1, IST_EnEncr_1.0, whole genome shotgun sequence:
- the LOC134461790 gene encoding uncharacterized protein LOC134461790: protein MASSSTTMATHSPRRSLHYEDPHLTGATAMDTSATSSLFDASMTSETGLDPADSSFVPETSPSTSATGSSTSLSGQPSGWKERKWIVNESKLMELFQTCPSCASPMCDVNQTVSHCGSRIKIKWQCNNGHKGQWDSCPEVRGMPENNIVTQAAVVFTGATYTDIADWARLVNLQLPQKSWFNVFQGAYLLPVIEEAYVTQEDIVKARLICQTADGERVDLCGDGRSDSPGHSSKYNTYSFMDDSTKQIVRFELTQVSQASSSTAMEPLGFRKGLENILNEGIDVRVVTTDRHPSIRKIMREEYPHICHQFDPWHVVKGFRKKLVDVSNRRENRDLAPWVRSISNHIWWSCCTCGGDPEELFRRWMSLLHHIAGVHRWEDGGIEYKCFHQELSAEEQNRKMWLSPISPPYKALKTMMTITRFRKDLQQMALFKHTGQLEVFHNTLLKYCPKRLHFEYPAMKARTMLAIMDHNENHCSEREQARTAAGLPRTNVVHKKQTGRWISRPVYVETTQAFRNDLMDRVLQRRLDPSVRPKDRASHMVIPQLPANIARVPKPSKEEADKLQTSRFRGPPKKE, encoded by the exons ATGGCATCTTCatccaccaccatggccacccaTAGCCCAAGAAGAAGTCTTCACTATGAG GACCCACACCTCACTGGAGCTACTGCTATGGACACAAGTGCCACCTCATCGTTGTTTGATGCAAGCATGACCTCGGAGACTGGTCTTGATCCGGCAGATTCCAGCTTTGTTCCAGAAACCAGCCCCTCCACCTCAGCCACAGGAAGTTCCACGAGCCTATCAGGACAGCCTAGTGGATGGAAGGAACGAAAGTGGATAGTCAACGAATCCAAGCTCATGGAGCTATTCCAAACGTGCCCATCCTGCGCTTCTCCGATGTGTGATGTCAACCAGACCGTATCGCACTGTGGCAGTCGGATAAAAATAAAATGGCAATGCAACAATGGCCATAAGGGACAATGGGACTCATGTCCTGAGGTACGTGGCATGCCAGAGAACAATATAGTGACACAAGCTGCCGTTGTCTTCACCGGTGCGACGTACACAGACATTGCAGACTGGGCAAGACTTGTGAACCTGCAGTTGCCCCAGAAGTCGTGGTTCAATGTGTTCCAGGGCGCTTACCTGCTCCCTGTCATCGAAGAAGCGTATGTTACACAGGAAGACATCGTCAAAGCCAGACTCATCTGTCAAACTGCGGACGGAGAAAGAGTGGATCTTTGTGGTGATGGCAGAAGCGATAGCCCGGGCCACTCTAGCAAATATAATACCTACTCCTTCATGGATGACTCCACCAAACAAATTGTGCGGTTCGAGCTGACACAG GTGTCCCAAGCCTCAAGTTCCACGGCGATGGAACCTTTAGGCTTCAGAAAGGGCCTGGAAAATATTTTGAATGAGGGAATCGATGTGAGAGTGGTGACTACTGATCGGCATCCATCAATCCGCAAAATTATGAGGGAGGAGTATCCTCATATCTGTCATCAGTTTGACCCGTGGCATGTTGTCAAAG GATTTAGAAAGAAACTGGTGGATGTATCGAACAGAAGGGAGAACAGAGACCTTGCTCCGTGGGTCCGAAGCATCAGTAACCACATTTGGTGGAGCTGTTGCACCTGTGGTGGAGATCCAGAG GAGCTGTTCAGGCGATGGATGTCCCTCTTACACCACATCGCTGGGGTCCACCGCTGGGAGGACGGTGGCATTGAGTACAAGTGCTTCCATCAAGAGCTGTCTGCAGAGGAACAGAACCGCAAGATGTGGCTGTCTCCCATCTCCCCACCTTACAAGGCTTTGAAGACGATGATGACGATCACACGCTTCCGGAAGGACCTTCAACAAATGGCTCTGTTCAAACACACTG gacaacTTGAGGTTTTCCATAACACACTCCTGAAATACTGCCCAAAGAGACTCCACTTCGAGTATCCTGCAATGAAGGCCCGAACCATGCTCGCAATCATGGACCACAATGAGAACCATTGCAGTGAACGGGAGCAAGCAAGAACAGCAGCAG GCCTCCCAAGAACCAACGTCGTTCACAAGAAACAAACAGGGCGTTGGATTTCCAGGCCAGTGTATGTGGAGACAACCCAGGCATTTAGGAATGACCTCATGGACAGAGTCCTGCAAAGACGACTTGACCCCTCCGTCAGACCCAAAGACAGAGCATCGCATATGGTCATACCTCAACTGCCTGCCAATATCGCAAGAGTACCCAAGCCAAGCAAAGAGGAGGCTGACAAGTTACAGACCTCAAGGTTTCGAGGTCCACCGAAAAAAGAATAA